ACCCGTGGTCTATGCAATCTCAACTCGTCCTTCATTCTTCTTGACTGCACTGATAATAAGTATTCAGTTAATTGCTAGCACACTGAGCTTTAGCAAGCTCAGTCACTGCTCAACAACAACAGTGGATCGTAAATTCTGCCACCTTGGCCTGCATTTGGGCATAGCGGGTAAGCAGTCCACCACCATGACGGTGTGAAAACCAACAAGCAAGTGGCGCCTGGAGGCACGGCTGCTTTCACAAGCACTAACAGGCCTTTGGTGAAAACTGCACTTATTCTCCATGGCTTCTGGCTACATAACAGGGACATTTACAGTAGCACTTTAGATACTTTATTCATTACAATCCCGCAAGGCAGAACAGAAAAAATTTCTCCCACGATTGATGCTGATCCCCGGAACAAAGAAGTTAGAATGACAGCTATACTGCATCACCTGTGAGGGTGCCCGCCCTCAAGTTCATCTGAACCATGTCACAACAACAGCCCATTCTTAGCTGCACCCAGTCTCAATAACATGGTCCTCATGGTGCATGCCCACAATACAGTGACAACATTAGTATCAGCGTTTTCAGTAGCAACACGCAACTGCAACGATGCAGTGCGACCAAGGAAGGCCCCACGGATTTCAATGGTAAACAGGAAGACCAAAGCACCTCTCTCTGCCCCTGCTCCCTCTTGTGTAGGCAAGGCTTCCTCCTCATCGCAATCAGTTGAAGTCTGCACACTCCTCGATATCTTTGGCTGCGCCCACTGGGTGGACTGGGACCGGGAGAAATAGTATCCGGTGTGGCATGCCCGAGACCTGGTTGGCACATCCAGGCAGATCTGTGCCGACGCCTCCAACCGTTTCAGTGTGAAACCTGCAAGCACAGCACACTGCCTTTTGTCACAACCCCGCACACTCCTCACTTTCATCATTTTTGCCAAGAGACAATGTAAAAAGCACAAAATCAGTAGGTCGAACAACCGCCGCAGCAAAAAGACGTCTGCTGCATTCTGCGCAGGCACCATGCAAATCAAATGTATCCATGCTCACAAGCCATATATTGGCACTTCATATCAAGCTGTAGACTGCTTCATGTTTCTCCTGAGCTCGgaatcacaataaaaaaaatgtcgctaGGGTTGAAAGTGACAACTACACCATACATGCTTACAGCTTAAAGATAGAGGTTCACAGAAAGTGATGTTATCCTAATATCAGCAATTCATTAAGTAACCGTTCCAGCAATATGCCTTTCTCATACAATCTCAATTGTTTTCCCCAAGAACAGCATGCATTCACTTCGCGTTTGTAATGAGCAAGCACTTCAATGTGTGCACAGCATACCAATGAAAGAGAATTCTTTTGTCACAGGGTCCATTGCTGTACCTTATGGGGCTGATCGTACTATTCACCAGCGACACTGAAATTACTCTGTTGTAAATAATGCCAATATTTAGCTTTTTCACGTTATAGAACAGCAAGCTACACAGCGACAAAAtgtaataccgtatttactcgcgtaatcctcgcactttttttccctgaaaatcaacgcgaagtttgggggtgctATAATTATGCGGTGAAATTTccaagcaaatgtttcggagtgttaaatgcaaagatgaatgggtgcaagatcaggattctcaggtccgcaattgtaaatataacgaaaacattactttcaagcgtaacttaccttggttatgaaagtacagggtgaacgtaagctcaagatgctaaagcactttatttgccgcgcgcaacttccccgtcactactcgcgttgcgtacgtcctgcaggcaatcctactcttcatcagagtccgtgtcgaaactgcaatcgatggtttcttcatcttccgatgcttcttcgtcgtcccacacaaggtggtcctcggtcgcatccagggcgttcgaaattcctgttttcttgaagcttctggccaccatgtttacatcaatcatcccccatgcctctgatacccagctgcacagcagctccacggacggtcttttgatcttgccgcccggcgtcagagcatgttcaccttcggccatccattctgcgtacggcctccggacgttatctttaaatggcttgttcaaagatacgtcaagaggctgtaacattgatgtgaggccgccgggtataacagccaggtccgtgcgcagttccttgaacttcgcccgaaccgactcttgaagatggccccgaaagctatcaagcacgaggagcgatggaaaaagaagcgctcccggtcgccgcccccccacagtcttcacccagtccaccataaggtccgtggtcatccaccccttttcttggacgcgcgcgtgtataccaggggggagctttcctttcggcagcgtcttccgcttgaaaatgacgtacggtgaGAGCTTCTgcccgtccgccgtcacgcctagcatgaccgtgcacctctgttttttggcacctgtagtcctgacgtgcacagtccgagcgcctatctgttcgactgtcctgcggctgggcatatcgaaattcagcggagttttgtccgcgttccctatctgggagagcaagaagtttttctcctgccggatcctgataacgaatcgatggaagtcaactattttctcttcataggctgcgggaaGGCGCTGGCAGAGCGTCGTttgcctcctgagcgagagtccattgggccgcataaatcgtgtggcccacccgttactagcgcagcagtcttgcaccgggatgccctcctttcttgcgattacgagcgcctggttctcgacacagcacacccatccgctcgtagagccttgatatattccagtaaagaggattcgacggcaggaaatttcccagtcttcggttcacggaaggcccggcgcgtcttaccagtcgtcttgagttcgtcgtgctgccgtctccaataccggacgcaaaactcgacgccgaagtgtctgctggtggcgcggttgccatgttccaacgcatactcaatagcttttagcttaaaagcagctgtgtagcttgcgtagcatcccatggcgaagcggcacaaagagcatggtgcaacacgcaaacaaggcaaacgaggcctacgagacaccggagagctggagacaccttcgcaaaatggcgtaaCGGTGGTGAGTagatgagcggtagcggcggtggcagctgatgatagcacagtaccgccgcctagtagcacgcgcgcccaaccatggcagttagttgtggccgcagtcaatagatggcgatcgctacgacaagcagacggctcgcagcagtaattttgggggtgcgatgattatgcagggaaaaaaaatttttccaatttttgatagccaatgtggggggtgcgagcattatgcaagtaaatacggtacgtcAGCATTCCTTCAAGCGATGGAGTAGTGGCACACCTGAAAGCGAGGCTTATTTCATTTTAGTTCAGCAACAAATACATAGTTACGAGCTAAGAAAATTGGCAGTTAATTTTGCTTGCAAATAATTAAGAGCATTTGTTTTTTCCAGCTTTATAATCACTACCTTTTCATAACACTGCCCCTGTGTCGATTATACACAAGTCCAATGATGAAGTCTCAACACACGAGAAATCTGCATTTTCAGTGTAAATGGGTAAAATAGTTCAGATGATAAACAAATGAGAAAGGTTTCTCACAGTGTAAATGAATGTCGGCAGAGGCGGTATACTATGATCAGCTCCTTGTCTAGCAACGCCCGGTGACGCTCGCCAGCGGCAAACAATATCGTCCCTGTAAAATGTAACATCAGATACAGCTCCACTATCGTGCAATGTTAACTCCTTGCACATGGTTTTGCTGCAAAACTGTGCGGGACGCCCACGGGCAGCAAATGACGTGCGTGTATCTCGGCCAAGCTTGCAGTGGCTGGGGGAAGCCGCGGCAAGCAGCCCGCCTAGAGTTCCAACAGCTGCCGGTTGGAGGCTTTCAGTGGTGCCACTATAAGCACTGCACATGGCGTATTGCATAACCAATGGCAACATTGCCGCCGCGCAAACATGATCACAGCGTGAGCCACTCCATCCGCGCTACGATGGGTCGAACTCGAGACAGCCATTCAATCATCCACTTTCATTTTAAGCGCATCGGTTAGAGCAGACATGGCCAAATTTATTATCACGACATTGCAATGACCGCCATGTATGGTCACACATTTCCTCATCAATGCGCACTTATTCACTCAATGTCACGCAGTCCACTTGCCAGGGTTATTCCTGATT
The Amblyomma americanum isolate KBUSLIRL-KWMA chromosome 3, ASM5285725v1, whole genome shotgun sequence genome window above contains:
- the LOC144122887 gene encoding uncharacterized protein LOC144122887 isoform X1, with the translated sequence MVALDENSRVWIEIEREFNSHDGVRPRSVRQLQKCWHYMKRKWNKTKGHHTRNCQTGFTLKRLEASAQICLDVPTRSRACHTGYYFSRSQSTQWAQPKISRSVQTSTDCDEEEALPTQEGAGAERGALVFLFTIEIRGAFLGRTASLQLRVATENADTNVVTVLWACTMRTMLLRLGAAKNGLLL